A genomic window from Motacilla alba alba isolate MOTALB_02 chromosome 6, Motacilla_alba_V1.0_pri, whole genome shotgun sequence includes:
- the ZNF518A gene encoding zinc finger protein 518A: MSSEQEHFFCDKKQISFLNHNAMKNFSTDITLKKELVSDPSSMTIQPAILDVNLTYGLKNVKIELPKVNIPNEVLMKHEVDRFRKLFQCKQRTARKSLSLEKISGSNLSCSEESHLQIKPEVQFEEGLKTAAKILNFTCTKCKDNIRYSPNDLQKHFQLLHYGELPLYPCEMCNFSANDFQSFKQHRRIHRSTLVKCELCNDEQIYTLLALTKHFISKHCVNGHFQCEKCGFSTYDVGTFVQHIHKHKEIPYKCGKCHQENFTEEELQNHLLVHTSMFSFGCPYCSYSTSRKDYLLKHIIALHRDHLIAKEKLEKDKYEKRIVKTPAGLKLVLRRYKMGASKKTLWRRKKISSGSDSAGEENTQVLRSVNKIQPNAEELNQCMRDVETNEEKDQVKYTERRHFMGGMLSATTAQYNKADDGTNYGLGLLKSAVHGPTVLMVKNNKISVPANYSAKFMGFKMVDGKQHIVIKLLPTSKQNEYLLGQKVDPLKDGSATPLLQTADPRGLSSGAIPHVTDQSTLKNNCVHPLTSAPFSCPAPHSGKTKVDKQHNSILYRRSVSETVAPSNIAEGKSPNCLPMKLDSAVPPHEEVTKVGTQTSISWGSFCPSSHPQVLSPAITNTFRYEPMKMPYFPELKMRNGGLNNSNGTNNLCYSTSVDSSNERLLSFHNYSKMDSLDNPCSIWTSTDDRYREFSKRGSFQNSGNEPASSYSESIKGLKAEKVMSAQSNINKTYKNINTKNNSVSFKSQSKCGVDSECFTEDNHNGRQYLDTNIEEGFQNVAEKFQENASDGVNSFLMPKITSVFSLQSEQAANYLSPEINQLLQDVLKVKTTSQQEFHRKTNCVKPRSDKLLSGPETGNAACVHLKSSATACCFQRPPPNVHFPLCKREFNTRCSTNEGTCYGRERQTPKTSLDSQDVDKLSRTLGVGTSLKTPTDEFTQQLVKDKVLSAAQNPSSCSPVLPVLQEQKKALFVQSLPSRFFVPFHLSNQSRQQVVSGKSLPSTSSSDGHVTKDVPASCVSNKGPGMILTFSGAVGTVANVANDSSQVLGRIASREFGKIPASEVKGENGSFRNARSSCNGEVCGTVNDSLNSMLFKAPLVVTSSSESSVKATSSVKVLPEHQDAVFGSLESVKQLEIKQEQHVYALSPDGQQGVFLKCLTPNKPVVHKPIFFQDNAHQNCQPKKTGAMQQQPLLKIKTATSDTLSDNTQSVSNSVPSLQVDNLQSLTPALAQKQTNLIFNDALNLPGGLMPATASLASSNPARRVPLVEPVYSARSAGTRLQKCSMESMQVIAANKRNNSGCHKSTWSTQNRTAKVKPSLKQAGSKSSATVGGQRNKNFKRKRKASCPEPPRKKAVLHRKCKEKNQAEIVSESGSPYRPRASKKTVRTLKLIPFNSNQLVKCPRRNQPVVVLNHPDADVPEVVNVMKTIAKFKGHVLKVLLSKRTIEALLQPDFCNPSDVTTDNFSQKRYRTIKPLNPVKERFVLKLTLKKTSKNNYQIVKTTSNNTLKPKFSCWFCGRIFDNQDNWVGHGQRHLMEATRDWNSLIKR; encoded by the coding sequence ATGTCATCTGAACAGGAACACTTTTTTTGTGACAAAAAGCAAATCAGTTTCTTAAACCACAATGCTATGAAGAATTTTTCTACAGACattactttgaaaaaagaaCTGGTGAGTGATCCTTCAAGTATGACAATTCAACCAGCAATTTTAGATGTCAATCTCACTTATGGACTAAAAAACGTGAAGATTGAATTGCCCAAGGTGAACATTCCAAATGAAGTATTAATGAAACATGAAGTTGATAGGTTTAGAAAACTCTTTCAGTGTAAGCAGCGAACTGCTAGGAAATCCTTAAGTCTTGAGAAAATAAGTGGAAGCAATCTCAGTTGTTCAGAAGAAAGCCACTTGCAAATTAAACCAGAAGTGCAATTTGAAGAAGGGttgaaaactgcagcaaagaTACTGAATTTCACTTGTACGAAGTGCAAGGATAACATTAGATACAGCCCGAATGAcctacagaaacattttcagctgTTACACTATGGTGAGCTGCCTCTGTATCCTTGTGAGATGTGCAACTTCTCAGCTAATGACTTTCAGTCGTTTAAACAGCACAGACGCATCCATCGCAGCACTTTAGTAAAATGTGAGCTCTGTAATGATGAACAGATATACACTCTGTTGGCTTTGACAAAACACTTCATATCAAAGCATTGTGTGAATGGACACTTTCAGTGTGAAAAATGTGGGTTTTCTACCTATGATGTGGGTACGTTTGTTCAGCACATTCACAAACATAAGGAGATTCCCTATAAATGTGGAAAATGCCATCAAGAAAACTTCACAGAGGAGGAGCTCCAAAATCATCTCCTTGTTCATACCagtatgttttcttttggttgtcCTTATTGCAGTTACAGCACATCACGGAAAGATTATCTTTTAAAACACATCATAGCTTTACACAGAGACCACttaattgcaaaagaaaaactggaaaaggataaatatgaaaaaagaataGTAAAGACTCCAGCAGGACTGAAGCTTGTGTTAAGAAGGTATAAAATGGGAGCATCAAAAAAGACACTCTGGAGACGGAAGAAGATAAGCAGTGGAAGTGACagtgctggagaagaaaatacacAAGTTCTAAGAAGTGTGAATAAAATTCAGCCAAATGCTGAGGAGCTGAACCAGTGTATGAGAGATGTGGAAACAAATGAAGAGAAAGATCAAGTTAAATACACGGAAAGGCGTCATTTCATGGGTGGAATGCTCTCTGCTACTACTGCACAATACAATAAGGCAGATGATGGGACAAATTATGGCCTGGGATTATTGAAAAGTGCTGTTCATGGGCCAACAGTGTTGATggttaaaaacaataaaatatctGTACCAGCAAATTACAGTGCTAAATTTATGGGCTTCAAAATGGTAGATGGAAAACAACATATTGTTATAAAATTACTACCTACAAGTAAGCAAAATGAATATTTGTTGGGTCAGAAAGTTGATCCTCTTAAAGATGGTTCTGCAACTCCTTTGCTACAGACTGCTGATCCCCGTGGCTTGTCTTCAGGTGCTATACCACATGTAACTGATCAGTCgactttaaaaaacaattgtGTTCATCCATTAACCTCCGCTCCGTTTTCTTGTCCTGCTCCtcattcaggaaaaacaaaagtggaCAAACAACATAACTCCATATTGTACCGTAGGAGTGTTTCTGAAACTGTAGCACCTTCTAATATAGCTGAAGGAAAAAGTCCAAATTGTTTGCCAATGAAGCTGGACTCGGCTGTACCTCCACATGAAGAGGTAACAAAAGTTGGAACTCAAACTAGTATCTCATGGGGAAGCTTTTGTCCTTCGAGTCATCCTCAGGTATTATCACCCGCTATTACAAATACCTTTCGTTATGAGCCTATGAAAATGCCCTACTTTCCTGAACTGAAAATGCGAAATGGTGGCCTGAATAATAGCAATGGAACTAATAATCTCTGCTATTCAACCTCAGTGGATTCATCTAATGAAAGGTTGTTGTCTTTTCACAACTATTCCAAAATGGACTCTTTGGATAATCCATGTAGCATTTGGACGTCAACAGATGACAGGTACAGAGAATTTAGCAAAAGAGGTTCTTTTCAAAACAGTGGAAATGAACCTGCATCTTCATATTCAGAATCAATTAAAGGtttgaaagcagagaaagtTATGTCAGCCCAatcaaatattaataaaacttACAAAAACATAAACACTAAGAATAACTCTGTGTCTTTTAAAAGCCAGTCTAAATGTGGTGTTGACAGCGAGTGTTTTACAGAGGACAATCATAATGGCCGACAGTATTTGGACACTAACATAGAGGAAGGCTTTCAGAACGTAGCTGagaaattccaggaaaatgCCTCTGATGGTGTTAACTCTTTCTTAATGCCTAAAATCACATCTGTTTTCTCATTACAAAGTGAACAGGCAGCTAATTATTTATCGCCTGAGATAAACCAGTTACTGCAAGATGTGTTGAAAGTAAAAACAACTTCTCAGCAGGAGTTCCACAGGAAGACGAACTGTGTCAAACCTCGTTCTGATAAGCTGCTTTCTGGTCCTGAGACCGGGAATGCAGCCTGCGTGCATTTAAAAAGCTCTGCAACTGCGTGTTGTTTTCAGAGGCCTCCTCCTAATGTACACTTCCCTTTATGTAAGAGAGAGTTCAACACAAGATGTAGCACAAATGAAGGTACATGTTATGGGAGAGAAAGACAGACACCCAAAACATCTCTTGATTCACAGGATGTGGACAAATTATCCAGAACTCTGGGTGTTGGTACATCGCTAAAAACTCCTACAGATGAGTTTACACAGCAGTTAGTAAAAGATAAAGTACTGTCTGCAGCTCAAAATCCTAGCAGCTGTTCACCAGTTTTGCCTGTTCTTCAGGAACAAAAGAAAGCCCTTTTTGTTCAGTCCCTTCCATCACgattttttgttcctttccacCTTTCTAACCAATCTAGACAACAGGTCGTGTCAGGAAAATCTCTTCCATCAACCAGTTCATCAGATGGGCATGTTACTAAAGATGTACCTGCATCTTGTGTTTCAAATAAAGGACCTGGAATGATTTTGACTTTTAGTGGGGCAGTTGGAACAGTTGCAAATGTTGCTAATGATAGTTCTCAGGTTTTAGGGAGAATTGCATCCAGAGAATTTGGGAAAATACCAGCTTCAGAAGTGAAGGGGGAAAATGGCAGTTTTAGAAATGCAAGAAGTTCCTGTAATGGGGAAGTATGTGGTACAGTAAATGACTCATTGAATAGTATGCTATTCAAAGCACCTCTTGTAGTTACAAGCTCATCAGAGTCGTCTGTGAAGGCAACTTCTTCTGTGAAGGTGTTACCAGAGCACCAGGATGCTGTCTTTGGTTCTTTGGAGTCAGTAAAACAGCTGGAAATTAAACAGGAACAACATGTTTATGCACTTTCGCCTGATGGACAGCAGGgagtttttctgaaatgtttgacACCAAACAAGCCTGTAGTTcataaaccaattttttttcaggataaCGCTCATCAAAATTGTCAACCAAAGAAAACTGGAGCCATGCAACAACAGCCTTTGCTGAAAATTAAGACTGCTACTTCAGATACACTGTCTGATAACACTCAGTCAGTAAGCAACTCGGTGCCCTCACTACAGGTGGATAACTTGCAGTCCCTTACTCCTGCACTAGCACAGAAACAAActaatcttatttttaatgatgcCTTAAACTTACCGGGTGGGTTAATGCCAGCAACTGCCTCTTTGGCAAGCTCTAATCCAGCACGTCGTGTTCCTCTTGTAGAACCTGTTTATTCTGCTAGATCTGCAGGGACGCGGTTGCAAAAATGTTCCATGGAGAGTATGCAAGTAATAGCTGCTAACAAGAGGAATAACTCTGGTTGTCACAAGTCCACGTGGAGCACTCAAAACAGAACTGCAAAAGTAAAACCTAGTTTGAAACAAGCTGGATCTAAAAGTTCGGCAACTGTGGGTGGGCAGAGAAACAAGAATTTCAAACGTAAAAGGAAGGCTAGTTGCCCAGAACCTCCTAGAAAGAAAGCAGTGTTGCACAGAAAGTGTAAAGAAAAGAATCAAGCTGAAATTGTTAGTGAATCAGGTAGCCCTTACAGACCAAGGGCATCAAAAAAAACTGTGAGGACTTTGAAATTAATCCCTTTTAATTCTAACCAGCTTGTAAAATGCCCTCGGAGAAATCAACCAGTTGTTGTGCTTAATCATCCTGATGCAGATGTTCCAGAGGTTGTAAATGTAATGAAAACTATTGCTAAATTTAAGGGACATGTTCTTAAGGTTTTATTGTCAAAAAGAACCATTGAAGCTCTTCTGCAGCCAGACTTCTGCAATCCTTCGGATGTAACTACTGataatttttctcaaaaaagaTACAGGACAATAAAACCCCTTAACCCTGTAAAAGAAAGATTTGTCTTAAAATTGACACTGAAAAAGACTAGCAAAAACAATTACCAGATTGTGAAAACTACCTCTAATAATACCTTGAAACCTAAGTTtagctgctggttttgtggtAGAATATTTGACAATCAGGATAATTGGGTAGGACATGGACAGAGGCATCTGATGGAGGCTACTCGAGATTGGAATTCATTAATCAAACGATGA